From a region of the Neobacillus niacini genome:
- a CDS encoding glycoside hydrolase family 2 protein, with translation MMRQEYPRPQLKRKNWLNLNGTWQFAFDDRNEGVKEAWQTNAAAFTKEINVPFAYQTKLSGIEDHSFHDHVWYRREFTVPCDWKGQQVILHFGAVDYRAWVYVNEQLVGFHEGGNVSFSFDVTHYLNGGTEAIVVRVEDSSTDETIPRGKQYWIEKSDSIWYTRTTGIWQTVWMEAVDPVHFSKVKFTPDVDQGAVHLELEVEGEFAGKQAEVEIFFKGETVAKDVIHLFAKNAQRSINLFQDKIFRTPFHHNGWCWTPENPNLFDVKLTIKENSSVLDEIEAYFGMRKVHTEDGMVYLNNKPYYQKLVLDQGYWPEGLLTAPSDEALKLDIELAKEMGFNGCRKHQKVEDPRFLYWADQLGFLVWGECAASPSYSNQAAARLTREWIEIIERDYNHPSIVAWVPLNESWGIPNVRGDKQQQNHSLAMYHLVKSLDTTRLVISNDGWELTRSDICAIHNYNHGNDNEKAKYEHYKQSISTKEQLLQSQPAKRKIYANGFEHQGEPIILTEFGGIGFKVGEDAGWGYTSVTGSDEFTADYQRIMEAVYASKALHGYCYTQLTDVEQEINGLLTYDRKPKCELKEIRKINDMWHAEIVEG, from the coding sequence ATGATGCGTCAAGAATATCCTAGACCACAGTTGAAAAGAAAGAATTGGTTAAATTTGAACGGAACCTGGCAGTTTGCCTTTGATGATCGAAATGAAGGGGTAAAAGAAGCCTGGCAGACGAATGCGGCTGCTTTTACGAAAGAAATCAACGTTCCATTTGCCTACCAGACTAAATTGAGCGGTATTGAAGACCACAGCTTTCATGATCATGTCTGGTACCGCCGCGAGTTTACGGTTCCGTGTGACTGGAAAGGACAACAGGTTATCCTTCACTTTGGAGCGGTGGATTACCGGGCGTGGGTTTATGTGAATGAACAGCTAGTAGGTTTCCATGAAGGTGGAAATGTCTCCTTCTCCTTCGATGTCACCCATTATTTAAATGGCGGGACTGAGGCTATTGTCGTAAGAGTAGAAGATTCTTCAACTGATGAGACGATTCCAAGAGGAAAGCAATACTGGATTGAAAAGTCTGATTCAATCTGGTATACACGGACTACTGGAATTTGGCAGACGGTTTGGATGGAGGCGGTCGACCCAGTCCATTTTTCAAAGGTAAAATTTACGCCTGATGTGGATCAAGGCGCTGTACACCTTGAATTAGAAGTGGAAGGGGAGTTTGCCGGCAAACAGGCAGAAGTGGAAATTTTCTTTAAAGGAGAGACTGTTGCCAAGGATGTAATCCATTTATTTGCAAAAAATGCTCAGCGTTCCATTAATCTATTTCAAGATAAAATTTTCCGTACTCCGTTTCACCACAATGGCTGGTGCTGGACGCCGGAGAACCCGAATTTGTTTGACGTTAAATTGACGATAAAAGAAAACAGCTCCGTTCTGGATGAAATTGAAGCGTACTTCGGAATGAGGAAGGTCCATACAGAAGACGGAATGGTTTACCTCAACAATAAGCCATACTATCAAAAGCTTGTGCTTGACCAAGGTTACTGGCCTGAGGGCTTGCTGACTGCACCAAGTGATGAAGCGTTAAAGCTTGATATCGAGCTAGCCAAGGAAATGGGCTTTAATGGCTGCCGGAAGCATCAAAAAGTGGAGGATCCTAGATTCCTATATTGGGCTGACCAGCTCGGATTCCTTGTCTGGGGTGAATGCGCAGCATCTCCTTCTTATAGCAATCAAGCTGCTGCCCGACTGACAAGAGAATGGATAGAGATTATTGAGCGTGATTACAATCATCCTTCCATTGTTGCATGGGTGCCGCTCAATGAAAGCTGGGGCATCCCGAATGTGCGCGGTGACAAACAGCAGCAAAACCATTCGCTGGCTATGTACCACCTTGTTAAATCTCTTGATACTACGCGCCTTGTGATTTCCAATGATGGCTGGGAACTTACTCGATCTGATATTTGTGCGATCCACAATTATAATCATGGGAATGATAATGAAAAGGCAAAATATGAACACTATAAACAGTCCATTTCCACGAAGGAGCAGCTTCTGCAGTCTCAGCCGGCTAAACGGAAAATTTATGCCAATGGCTTTGAGCATCAAGGAGAGCCGATCATCCTGACTGAGTTTGGCGGAATTGGATTTAAAGTTGGCGAAGATGCGGGCTGGGGTTACACTTCTGTTACCGGCTCTGATGAATTTACGGCGGATTATCAACGAATCATGGAAGCGGTGTATGCTTCAAAAGCGC
- a CDS encoding carbohydrate ABC transporter permease — translation MRRKQKNIIVVTLAVLIAILFLLPLVWMIFTSFKTLSESMSSSAILPKVWTLQNYINIFSPTSDAPILLWVFNTAVITIIGTVLVVAIDILAAYSLARLQVPGKKIIIGTIIFALTVPGIVTLFPAFYMFKSFNLLDTFIPLVLPYTASTMGVFLIYNFLISFPKDLEEAAYLDGASQMQILRHVIFPAIKPVAVTLGVITFMGIYNDYLWPSLVINSNEMKTMTLGIATLIQGSNFVNPAGMMAATVVATIPAIVVFLVANKYFVKSVTNSGIK, via the coding sequence ATGAGACGAAAGCAAAAAAACATCATCGTAGTGACACTGGCAGTCCTAATCGCCATATTGTTTCTTTTACCACTAGTCTGGATGATTTTCACTTCCTTTAAAACATTAAGTGAATCCATGTCCAGTTCCGCCATCCTGCCAAAGGTTTGGACACTGCAAAACTATATCAATATTTTCTCGCCGACTAGTGATGCCCCAATCCTTCTCTGGGTTTTTAACACAGCTGTTATCACGATTATCGGAACAGTTCTTGTTGTTGCCATTGATATTCTCGCGGCATACTCTTTGGCCAGATTACAAGTGCCAGGTAAAAAAATCATCATCGGGACGATCATATTCGCCTTAACAGTTCCAGGCATAGTAACACTTTTCCCGGCGTTCTATATGTTTAAAAGTTTTAATTTACTAGACACCTTTATTCCACTGGTTCTGCCATATACAGCAAGCACAATGGGTGTGTTCCTGATCTACAACTTCCTTATCAGTTTTCCAAAGGATCTGGAAGAAGCAGCCTACCTTGACGGTGCTTCTCAAATGCAAATCCTGCGCCATGTCATATTTCCAGCCATCAAGCCGGTAGCGGTAACACTGGGCGTTATCACGTTTATGGGGATCTATAACGATTACCTTTGGCCGTCACTCGTGATTAACTCCAATGAAATGAAAACGATGACTCTCGGAATTGCAACGCTGATCCAAGGATCGAATTTCGTCAATCCCGCTGGAATGATGGCTGCGACCGTTGTAGCAACCATCCCGGCAATCGTTGTTTTCCTAGTGGCAAACAAATATTTTGTAAAAAGTGTAACGAACTCAGGAATTAAATAA
- a CDS encoding carbohydrate ABC transporter permease — protein MHKGTSTKTWAFLMVSPFILCFILFWLAPMLLGVWVSLHNWNLSSGNNGFIGLQNYVDILTPGSLYNEAFMLALKNTLVFVVISVPPLVIIALGLALILDHLPAKLKPVFRTIYFVSYSISVTAVSAIFLWLFNENGGFINNLLVSMGILGKPINWLSEQPYAWVSVLIATVWWTIGFNMMLFINALDEVDPSLYEAADLDGANGFKKFIYITLPQIKHVAFFIIIMTVIASFNLYGQSRLITAGGPEQSTTTLTMSIQNTVFSMNQLGVGSSMAILMGIIMLLVTAAQYFMSYRKKEVN, from the coding sequence ATGCACAAAGGAACTTCGACAAAAACATGGGCATTCCTGATGGTTTCCCCATTCATACTTTGCTTTATTTTATTCTGGCTTGCACCAATGCTATTAGGGGTTTGGGTCAGTCTGCACAATTGGAATCTTTCATCGGGCAATAATGGTTTTATCGGTCTGCAAAACTACGTTGATATTTTAACCCCTGGCTCTCTCTATAATGAAGCGTTTATGCTGGCCTTGAAAAATACGCTAGTATTCGTCGTCATAAGCGTTCCTCCGCTTGTGATCATCGCTCTAGGACTTGCGCTCATTCTCGATCATCTGCCAGCGAAGCTTAAGCCGGTATTCCGGACGATTTACTTCGTTTCTTATTCGATTTCAGTTACTGCTGTATCTGCTATCTTCTTGTGGCTCTTCAATGAGAATGGCGGTTTTATCAATAATCTTTTGGTCAGTATGGGTATATTGGGCAAACCGATTAACTGGCTTAGTGAGCAGCCCTATGCTTGGGTGTCTGTTCTTATAGCGACCGTCTGGTGGACGATTGGATTCAATATGATGCTGTTCATCAATGCCCTTGATGAGGTTGATCCAAGTCTTTATGAAGCGGCTGACCTAGACGGAGCAAATGGGTTCAAGAAATTTATTTATATCACATTGCCTCAGATCAAACATGTCGCATTCTTTATCATTATTATGACTGTAATCGCGTCATTCAACTTGTATGGGCAGTCAAGGCTCATCACGGCAGGGGGTCCGGAGCAGTCGACTACCACATTGACCATGAGCATCCAAAATACCGTTTTCAGTATGAACCAGCTAGGTGTTGGTTCTTCGATGGCCATTTTAATGGGCATTATCATGCTTCTTGTAACTGCCGCTCAGTACTTTATGTCTTACCGCAAAAAGGAAGTGAATTAA
- a CDS encoding extracellular solute-binding protein, whose amino-acid sequence MKSFKWLVLLIASVLVLSACSGGDSASNKSKDGKIQISFINGFTGGDGAYMKKITDGFNASQDKYEIVESQEKEHYTKYKSGDYDLAVIHGNNLETYRLDGMIQDVGSLYEKAGLKESDFHNAGMDLAKLDGKLYGFPIDIHPLTMFYNKEFVNEAPKTYEDILKLNQELQAKNKDLYALGVPSTGLVEFYMLMIAAQNGVDLKDGNALNFAQPEFADALMTFHDMVWKDKVSPAGLGLDGEFKTFMKEAESGKAVQSAVALTGPWFYGAAKEKYGDNLGIAPIPQIGKQPAAYGNAHMLAVSASVKDEQVKEGIAEFVKYMFTPENLINWADGGQAPVHLKTIEKVTAEKDKYQIAYQNSLQFDSFVAPPQVYQYGEQIRDMNEKVFSKLVTTGNLTKEQLMKELESATKKAQQVAETQPK is encoded by the coding sequence ATGAAGTCTTTTAAATGGCTAGTTTTATTGATTGCTAGTGTCCTGGTTTTAAGCGCTTGCTCAGGCGGCGATAGTGCTTCAAACAAGTCAAAAGATGGCAAGATTCAAATCTCATTTATCAACGGTTTCACCGGTGGTGATGGGGCATACATGAAAAAGATTACAGATGGATTTAATGCTTCCCAAGACAAGTATGAAATCGTAGAAAGCCAAGAAAAAGAACACTATACAAAATACAAATCCGGTGACTATGACCTTGCTGTCATTCATGGGAACAACCTAGAAACATACCGTCTTGATGGCATGATTCAGGATGTTGGCTCTCTGTATGAAAAAGCAGGTTTGAAAGAATCTGATTTCCACAATGCTGGAATGGATCTTGCAAAATTGGATGGAAAGCTTTACGGATTCCCGATTGATATTCATCCTTTAACCATGTTCTATAATAAAGAGTTTGTAAATGAAGCTCCAAAAACATATGAAGATATCTTGAAGCTGAATCAAGAGCTTCAAGCAAAAAATAAAGATCTATACGCACTAGGTGTACCGTCAACAGGTCTTGTGGAGTTTTACATGCTGATGATCGCTGCACAAAACGGTGTAGATCTGAAGGATGGCAATGCCTTGAACTTTGCGCAGCCTGAATTTGCGGATGCGCTGATGACGTTCCATGACATGGTCTGGAAAGATAAAGTTTCTCCAGCTGGCTTAGGTCTTGATGGAGAATTTAAAACCTTCATGAAAGAAGCAGAATCAGGCAAAGCAGTTCAATCAGCTGTTGCTCTAACAGGTCCTTGGTTCTATGGGGCAGCCAAAGAAAAATACGGTGATAACCTAGGAATTGCGCCAATTCCTCAAATCGGCAAGCAGCCTGCTGCTTACGGTAACGCTCACATGCTTGCTGTTTCCGCTAGTGTTAAAGACGAGCAGGTTAAAGAAGGTATTGCTGAGTTCGTCAAATATATGTTCACTCCAGAAAATCTGATCAACTGGGCAGATGGAGGACAAGCTCCTGTTCACTTAAAGACAATCGAAAAAGTGACCGCCGAGAAAGACAAGTATCAGATCGCGTACCAAAACTCTTTACAGTTTGATTCTTTTGTTGCGCCGCCTCAAGTGTATCAGTATGGCGAACAAATCCGTGATATGAACGAAAAAGTCTTCAGCAAGCTTGTAACAACTGGAAACCTGACAAAAGAACAATTAATGAAAGAACTTGAGTCTGCAACAAAGAAAGCCCAGCAAGTTGCTGAAACTCAACCGAAATAA
- a CDS encoding ArsR/SmtB family transcription factor: MRTLQLTLQEAIEICKALANEHRMEMIRSLTGGPKNVNELSELLNIPFSSAAVNVRKLEEAGLITTEIVPGRGSQKVSSKRYDRIIIDLEEKDPAKEDVLTFELEIGEYVQCDIEPTCGLLSEKGIIHILDDPRSFYEPERKNAQLIWFRSGNIEYHFPNRIPYGARVEEMNFSVELCSEAPYHNLDWPSDITCWINGKEIGYWTSPGDFGGERGFLTPGWWETHNTQYGVLKYWKINHEGSYIDGVKISSVTIDDLKLQEKPYISLQLGVKKDANNQGGINLFGSKFGNYEQGLIMKIQYALAD; the protein is encoded by the coding sequence GTGAGAACATTACAATTAACATTACAAGAAGCGATTGAAATTTGTAAAGCGCTCGCAAATGAACACCGGATGGAAATGATTCGGTCGTTAACTGGCGGTCCCAAAAATGTGAATGAGCTTTCGGAGCTGTTAAACATCCCATTTTCTTCGGCAGCGGTGAATGTAAGGAAGCTGGAGGAAGCAGGTTTGATTACGACTGAGATCGTCCCAGGCCGCGGGAGCCAAAAGGTAAGTTCAAAGCGCTATGACCGTATCATTATAGATCTTGAGGAGAAGGACCCCGCGAAGGAAGATGTGTTAACCTTCGAATTAGAAATTGGCGAATACGTTCAATGTGATATTGAACCAACTTGCGGCCTCCTTAGTGAAAAGGGTATCATCCATATCCTTGATGATCCACGGTCCTTTTACGAACCGGAGCGGAAAAATGCCCAGCTTATCTGGTTTCGTTCCGGTAACATTGAATATCACTTCCCAAACAGGATACCATACGGAGCGAGGGTCGAGGAGATGAATTTCTCCGTTGAATTATGTTCGGAGGCTCCATATCATAATTTAGACTGGCCTTCTGATATCACCTGCTGGATTAACGGGAAAGAAATTGGCTACTGGACAAGCCCTGGAGACTTTGGTGGCGAGAGGGGATTTTTAACACCAGGCTGGTGGGAAACACATAATACTCAGTATGGTGTGTTAAAATATTGGAAAATCAATCATGAAGGCAGTTATATCGATGGAGTGAAAATTTCTTCGGTGACGATTGATGATTTGAAACTGCAGGAAAAGCCGTACATTTCATTGCAGCTCGGGGTAAAAAAAGATGCGAATAATCAAGGCGGGATTAATTTGTTCGGCTCGAAGTTCGGAAATTATGAACAAGGATTGATCATGAAAATCCAATATGCTTTAGCGGATTAA
- a CDS encoding Gfo/Idh/MocA family protein produces the protein MSNTVKIGIIGSGGIAAAHARAYKQMPDVRIVAVADVIPGKAKKFIEQLELTEAKAFDDHFELLHMDLDGVSICTPNVAHHSTSIDSLNAGKHVLVEKPMAVTLGQAIEMVEASKMADRILTVGFQPRYDPNMKAVKEIVQSGELGNVYYVQTGGGRRRGMPGGTFINKELAGAGAMADIGCYSLDLALNTLGYPKPLTVSAYTSNHFGTNPLYHNEADRFEVEDFGVAMIRLEGGIVLNFKISWAMHMDSLGPTLFLGTDAGLKLTPAGNGPWSGVWDGGIGSISLFHDIKGHHVESAIPIQRHQLNIFYEKVRDFVLAIQNGNPAPIPGEQIVINQAIIDGILRSAEQGSEVKIDIPEF, from the coding sequence ATGTCAAATACGGTCAAGATCGGAATTATCGGCAGCGGCGGAATTGCTGCTGCACATGCAAGAGCCTACAAGCAAATGCCGGACGTAAGGATTGTAGCTGTTGCCGATGTGATTCCAGGCAAGGCTAAGAAATTTATTGAACAGCTTGAATTAACAGAAGCAAAGGCTTTTGATGACCATTTCGAGCTGTTACATATGGATCTTGACGGTGTCAGTATATGTACCCCGAATGTGGCCCATCATAGCACAAGCATTGATTCCCTTAATGCAGGCAAACATGTGCTAGTGGAAAAACCGATGGCCGTAACCTTAGGACAGGCGATAGAAATGGTAGAAGCCTCCAAAATGGCAGATAGAATCCTGACGGTCGGATTTCAACCAAGATATGATCCTAATATGAAAGCCGTAAAAGAAATCGTTCAATCAGGTGAACTAGGGAATGTCTATTATGTTCAAACAGGCGGGGGACGCCGGCGGGGAATGCCGGGAGGAACCTTTATCAATAAAGAATTAGCAGGTGCCGGTGCAATGGCCGATATCGGTTGTTATTCCTTAGACCTGGCTTTAAATACGCTGGGCTATCCGAAGCCCTTAACCGTATCTGCCTATACGTCTAATCATTTCGGTACAAATCCTCTATATCATAACGAAGCGGATAGGTTTGAAGTAGAGGATTTTGGAGTGGCGATGATCCGTTTAGAAGGCGGTATTGTTTTAAACTTTAAAATATCATGGGCCATGCATATGGACTCGCTGGGGCCAACGCTCTTCCTTGGCACGGATGCCGGTTTGAAATTAACGCCAGCAGGTAACGGACCATGGAGCGGTGTATGGGACGGGGGAATCGGCTCGATTAGCCTATTCCATGATATTAAAGGGCACCATGTAGAATCTGCCATTCCTATACAAAGACATCAGTTAAATATCTTTTATGAAAAGGTACGCGACTTTGTTTTGGCGATTCAAAATGGTAATCCAGCACCAATTCCTGGTGAACAAATTGTAATCAATCAAGCAATCATTGATGGGATTTTACGTTCCGCGGAACAAGGTTCTGAAGTGAAAATCGACATTCCTGAATTTTAA